In the Endozoicomonas sp. SCSIO W0465 genome, CGACACGCCCGGAATCCGTACAGGTCTGGATCAAACCTCAGCCATGGGGGCAAGCTTATATTTCAGAATCCCCGGGCTCATCTGACGAAAATGCTGCCAAAACCGCCTCCGACCTATCCGGTCAACAACTCCAGGTCATATATTATCAATTGTCCGATAATTTTCAGGTGGAAGGACTTGAACTAAAACTGAAGCTGCCCGTCAGGCTGTTGCTTGATCGGCTTGATAGTCGCAGTTATTTGTCTGTTTATATTGTTAACCGTCTTGCCAGTAATGATATCGAGGTCAGAATTCCAACGGTGGGTATGCTACCAGCAATGGAAAAAATGTCAGACTGCATCATCAGTCTCCTGCCCAGAAACTTTCAGCAATTGCATCAATACAATCTTCATTATGCCCTGGGAAAATATTTATTAAATAATAACCAGCGACAGTGGTTATTAGACACTGCACGCTATGTAGCGGTTGATAAAAGCATCAACGAAATCACCATCGACGGTAATAGTGATAATACCCCCTTCAGGGACAGCGATGAGACCATTGACCGGTTACAAAATCTGGAACTGTCAAAAAAACGGGCTGATGTTGTGCGCAACCAGTTGCAACAATACCTGAAGGAAGCCAGTATTGCCCGACCGGTTAACATCGTTACCCGCTATCATGGTGAACGTTATCCTATTGCCAGTAATGCAACGGCTGCCGGACGTTATGAAAACAGGCGGGTTGAGGTTACGTTGCTGAGAGATGTCACCAGCAGCCAGGCAGAGGAACCTGAAGGTTCTTCATCTTATTGAGTCTTTGCATCATTAATCATGGCAAGTACCTGTAAACAATCTATCTTTAAGAGGGTTCTAAACTGCACCGTCCATCAAACTATCTATCTTATTAATCAATTTGTCGTAATCAATCTGTCGTGATCTATTTTCCGTAATCAAAATCTGGCCATCAAAATATTTCGCTTGGTGTTTAAAGTAATAAACGACTATTTAAGTATGTGAGTAAGTTATCAATGCCCATTCCCGCAATATTGCCTGCTAACAGTGCATTTCAGACAGAGTTCTTGCCAAACCCCTTCACTCCCATTAATCCCGTTATGGCTGGCACTGAGCAACCAGACCCTTTTCATCGTGTCTTTGCAACCCTGCTGAACCATACCAACCATACTCTACTGCAAGCTGAACAACACATGACTGAGCTGGAAGCGGGACAGGATAATTTGATTGAAACCGTGATGTCGGTTCAGAAGGCAAGTCAGACCATGAATATGCTGATACAGGTCAGAAATCGTATTGTTGAGGGGTATCATGAAACATTTAATCAGCAGGTTTAACAAAGTAGTCGTTTATATCCAAAAGCTCTGAACCAAAAAACCTGAAATGGTGGACAAAAACGGTGGGCAAAAACGGTGGATAAAAACACCTCCCTGCAATCGTCAGTCGGTGTCAGTGCGGCGTTGCAAAAATACTGGCACCAGCTGCAGGGCTGGCTTGTTGCAGTATTAAAAGGAACGCCCGGAAGCTCTGGAACCAATCAGAGGCTGCTGATACTGATGCTGGTCAGTGCCTTGCTGATAGCGGCACTGATTAATATTACCCTCTGGTGGTATGATCGTGATTTCCGCCCTTTGTATGGCTATGGCGAGCATTACAATATGGCAGTGATCATCGATATTCTGGATAAACAGGGGATTGGCTACCGAATCAATCCGGATGATGGGCAACTGATGGTCCGTGCCAACCAGCTTTCAGGGGCTCGCATGGCCATGGCCGCCGGCGGCATCATTGCCACTGGCTCAAAGCCGTGGATGCCGGAGCAATCAGGCCTTGGCAGCAGTCACTTTGTCGAGCAAATGCAGTATCTGGGTGCGCTGGAAACGTCGTTATCAGAAACAATCAGCGGTATCGATGCCGTTCGCTATGCCCGTGTCCATTTATCAATACCTGAGCAGAGCGTCTTTTTCAGGAGCAGCCCACCCGCCAAAGCATCGGTGTACCTGGAACTCTACAGTGGCATGCGGCTTCAGCCGGATCAGGTGGAAGGTATCATGCGTCTGGTCAGTGGCAGTGTGGCCACGCTCAATGAACAGGAGGTTACTGTCGTCGATCAATATGGCAATCTGCTCAGCCAGGCCATTGCCACTGCGCTGATCACCGGCAGTGACGGCATGGGAAATAGTTATCTCACCGCCAGAACCCGTATTGAAAGCCATCTTGAACTGCAGATAGCAAAAATTCTCGATGCGGTGGTCGGCCCTGGCTACTATCGGGTCGATGTCGCTGTTGATCTGACCTACGACAAAATAGAACAAAATTCCGAGCAGTTTGACCCCAATATTGTCTTAAGAAGCGAGTCGATTGAGTCCGGTACACCTTTTTTGATGGATAAGCCTGCTCCCATTACCAAGGCACCGCAGGTTCCTGCCCCCGGAACAAAAGCACCTGAATCCGGACAAGAAGACGTCGGTGAGCAGAAAGTGATTCGTAATTATGAGGTGAGCCGGCAGATCAGCAATGAAACCCGTTATCCCGGTCAACTAAAGCGATTAACCATTGCCGTAGTCATTGACTATGGCAGCCTGAAAGCAGAAAAAATACCTGACTCAATATCCGGCACAACATCTGGTAGCACAACATCTGACACAACATTGCAAGACAGCGAGGCAAGGTTAACAGCACTGATCAAACAGGCGGCAGGGTTTGATGCTTCCAGGGGCGACGTTGTGAGCCTCGCCATTCTGCCTTTTGCCAGCGTCCCGCCGCCACTGCCCACTACTGACCAGAAAAGTTTCTATCGCTGGCTTGACCTCGGTATCAAAGTGATTCAATTGCTGTTACTGATCGCACTCCTTTTGCTCATTGTGTTGGGCTGTCGACGAGTTTTACGGGGGAGCACCTTCTTGACATCGGGGTATTCATCAGAGATGTCATCGAGACCAGCAGGAAGTAACAGTGCAACTGCCTACGGTACAACAGGTCCTTTCAGGTCAGCAGTGGCTGATGGTGAAATCCCTCCTGATAAGATGACTCCCGTCACTCTGGAGGATCAGGTCGCTCACTACCAGAGGCTGGCCCGGAATGAGCCGGAAAAAGTTGCCGCAGTGTTAAAAGAGTGGATCAACAGGAATCATTCAGATGGTTGAGGCGCCAACCGGACAGCCTGTCCGCTCCACACAGAGCCTGTCTGCAGCCAACTGCTCTGAGGAGGAAGCGGCAATCTTTCTGTTGTTGCTCGGTGAGCAGGCAGCTGCCAACGTAATAAAACACTTCACAGCTGGTGAAATAAGAGTCATCAGCCAGTACTCGGAAAAAATGCAGGTAAAGGATCGTGACCAGCTGGTGATGATACTGAGTCAGTTTGAGCTGTCATTTGCCAATGTCAGTTTATTGCTGGGTGATTATCAGGTCCAGATGCGGCAGGTCCTGCAAAAAGCATTGGGTAAAGAACAGGCTCGCTGTCTGGTAAACCCGCCGGGCAGTCACCGGGAACCACTGACCGGCCTGCAATTAATGAAGCCAGAGCTTCTGGCGACCATGATCCGGGATGAGCCGGAGCAGTTTCAGGCGGCGGTGCTGGCCTGTCTGCAATCGGACCAG is a window encoding:
- a CDS encoding OmpA family protein — encoded protein: MNIAMKQIGFLLSELLANPVILITQILLILFYSPVYSPVSASLYNYDVAMDDVDWQLHEDKYFKCRLYQKVPLFGGVAIVAEAGHQQFIELESSLFPTRPESVQVWIKPQPWGQAYISESPGSSDENAAKTASDLSGQQLQVIYYQLSDNFQVEGLELKLKLPVRLLLDRLDSRSYLSVYIVNRLASNDIEVRIPTVGMLPAMEKMSDCIISLLPRNFQQLHQYNLHYALGKYLLNNNQRQWLLDTARYVAVDKSINEITIDGNSDNTPFRDSDETIDRLQNLELSKKRADVVRNQLQQYLKEASIARPVNIVTRYHGERYPIASNATAAGRYENRRVEVTLLRDVTSSQAEEPEGSSSY
- a CDS encoding flagellar hook-basal body complex protein FliE; its protein translation is MSKLSMPIPAILPANSAFQTEFLPNPFTPINPVMAGTEQPDPFHRVFATLLNHTNHTLLQAEQHMTELEAGQDNLIETVMSVQKASQTMNMLIQVRNRIVEGYHETFNQQV
- the fliF gene encoding flagellar basal-body MS-ring/collar protein FliF — translated: MDKNTSLQSSVGVSAALQKYWHQLQGWLVAVLKGTPGSSGTNQRLLILMLVSALLIAALINITLWWYDRDFRPLYGYGEHYNMAVIIDILDKQGIGYRINPDDGQLMVRANQLSGARMAMAAGGIIATGSKPWMPEQSGLGSSHFVEQMQYLGALETSLSETISGIDAVRYARVHLSIPEQSVFFRSSPPAKASVYLELYSGMRLQPDQVEGIMRLVSGSVATLNEQEVTVVDQYGNLLSQAIATALITGSDGMGNSYLTARTRIESHLELQIAKILDAVVGPGYYRVDVAVDLTYDKIEQNSEQFDPNIVLRSESIESGTPFLMDKPAPITKAPQVPAPGTKAPESGQEDVGEQKVIRNYEVSRQISNETRYPGQLKRLTIAVVIDYGSLKAEKIPDSISGTTSGSTTSDTTLQDSEARLTALIKQAAGFDASRGDVVSLAILPFASVPPPLPTTDQKSFYRWLDLGIKVIQLLLLIALLLLIVLGCRRVLRGSTFLTSGYSSEMSSRPAGSNSATAYGTTGPFRSAVADGEIPPDKMTPVTLEDQVAHYQRLARNEPEKVAAVLKEWINRNHSDG